The DNA window CCCAGCGCCGAGGCATCCGCCACGGCAGACCCCGACACGCCGCCGAACATGACAGAGCCGATGATCGAAACCTGGCCCAGTCCGCCTTTGAAATGCCCGACAAGAAGCCGCGCGATATTGACCAGGTAGACACCGAACCGGCCCGACATCATCAGGTTGCCCGCAAGGATGAAGAACGGAATCGCCAGCATCGGAAAGCTCTGCGTCGGCGTATAGAGCCGCTGTGCGATCACCGCCATCGGCTTGCCATCAAGCCAGAGAGCCGCGGCCACACCGCCCAGCATCGCATGCGCCACAGGCACCGAGATGGCGAGGCAGATCATGAAGACCCAGATCATCGTTGCGGACATGACATGCGCTCCTCAGCTCAGGCTCTTGTTGGCCGGGTCGTCCTGCCTTGGCGCGCCTTCGATCAACAGCTGAGCGGCGTGCAACACGCCGATTACGCTCATCGCGCCGAATGCATAGACCAGGCTGGAGTAGCCCCAGATCTGCTTGATGCCCAAGGTGGACAATCGCTGGAACTGCGAGGCTTTGAGAATGGGTTGGCTGGACCACAGGACACTGACCGAAATGACGACGACCAGCACGTTGACCAGCAAAAGCAGCGCCAGTCGACTCCGCTGGTTCAGCATGTTGGGCAGTAGCGCGATCGCGATATTGCGCCCTTGCGCGGCGGCGATCACGATGCCGCCCGCTACCAGCCACGGTAGCAGGACGGCGTGGATTTCATAGGCCCAGGGGATGCCCGATCCGAAAGCATAGCGCAGCACGACATTCGTGAAGAGCGCGAAGAACATCACGGCCAGCGTGGCAACCGCGATGATCTTGCCGCTCCATTCGAAGGCCGAGACCACACCCAGCACGGCGCGCGGGAAAGGGCGTGCACGCCCTTTCCCGACTTCGTGCGAAGGCTTCTTGGAGCCCCCCGTGCTCATTACTGACCCGCTGCTTCTTTCAGAGCCGCGACGAGTTCAGGGAAGTCGGCAGCGTACTTGTCGTAGACAGATGCCGTCGCTTCGATGTAGGCATCGCGGTTCGCGTCGGCGAATGTCGCGCCTTCCTCTTCCATTTTGGGCTTGAGGGTCTGGTCGCCCTCTTGCGACATTTCCCGCTGCAGTTCGCCCGCCTCGGCAGTGGCCTCGATCGCGCAGGTTTGGGTCTCTTCATCAAGGCCTGACCACCAGGCAAGGCCGGCGACGACCGGGGTCGACTCGTATTTGTGGCCGGTCATGGTCACGTAGGGGGTGATCTCGTGCAGCTTGGCCGAGTAGATGTTTGTCAGCGGGTTTTCCTGCCCGTCAAACACGCCCGACTGAAGTGCCGTCGGCAGTTCCGACCATGCCAGCGGCGCGGGTGCGGCGCCGAGCGCCTCGAAGATGTCGACGGTCATCTGGTCCGGAGGCGTGCGGATTTTCATGCCGGCAAGGTCCGAAGGCTCCGACACGTTCTTGGAAACATGGGTGATGTTGCGAATGCCATTGTCCCAGAAGCCAAGGATCTTGAGGCCCGAGTCCTGTGCGCGGGCGTCCAGCATTTCGCCCACTTCGCCATCAAGCACCTTCCAAGCTGCGGGCAGATCCTCGAAGAGGAACGGCAGGCCCAGAAGACCGATTTCCGGCACGATCTGGCTCATGGCACCTTGGCTGTTGGCCGAGATCTGTATGACGCCAGCCGTGGCCGAGGTCAGCATCTCAACGTCATTGCCCATCATCGCCGAGGGTGCCACGTTGACCGAATGGTTGCCGCCGGTGCATTCGGCGAACACTTCGGCCCATTTCTCGGCGGCGACGTAACGCGGATTACCCGGGTTCGCGCCGTGGGCGAAGATCACTTCTTCCGCCTGCGCGGTTGTGGCGATAGCTGTGGTTGCGGCCAGAATGGCCAGGAGCTTGGTCTTCATGGTGATTCCTCCCTTTTCGAAGACTGCAGAAAGTGCCCCCGCTCCTCAACGGGGAGTGGTGGATCAGTGAATGAGCGATCCCCCATTCACATCGACTTCGGTACCGGTGCAGTAGGCCGACAGCTCGGACGCCAGGAACAGCGCGCAGCCCGCCACGTCCGACGCCTCGCCGGCGCGGCCCATGGGGATGCCGTCGAGCACCATCTGGCGCATCTCGGGCGTCAGCTTGCCAGCGGTGATGTCGGTTGCGATGAAGCCCGGGCAGATCGCGTTCGCGCGCACGTTGTCGGGCGCCAGTTCGCGTGCCATCGCCTTGGTCAGACCCAGAACGCCCGCCTTGGCCGCCGAGTAGTGCGGGCCGCCAAAGATGCCGCCACCACGCTGAGCGGAGACGGAAGACATATTGACGATCGAGCCCGCTTTCTGTGCCCGCATGGTCGGGATGACGGCCTGGCTCATGTAGAGCGTGCCGCGCAGGTTCACGTCCGTCACGGCGTCGTAGTTGTCCGGGCCGATCTCCATCAGCTTGAGCGGCTGGGTGATCCCGGCGTTGTTCACAAGGATGTCGATCCGCCCGAAGGCTTCCAGCGTGGCCTGCGCCACGGCTTTGCAGGCCTCAGGATCGACCACGTTTCCGGCAACACCGATATGGCCCTTACCCGGCACGTCGCTCGCCGCGGCCTTGGCCTGCGCCTCGTCCAGGTCCATCACCACAACCGTTGCGCCATGCTCGGCAAAGAGCTGCGCCGTGGCCTTGCCCAGGCCGCGCGGGCTCGCCGCGCCGGTGATGATCGCAATTTTTCCGTCCAAAAGGCCCATAGCCCCTGTCTCCTCCGAAGTGTTGTCTTTTGCCCGCCGCGGCGGGGCGACCGGTTAAAGCCAGCCCTTGATCTGGTTGGCCACGGCCTCCACCGACAGCCCGTACATGTCGTGCAGCGTCGGCAGCGCACCGGCCTCCAGAAACTCATCCGGCAGGCCGATCATGCGGAAGCTCGGCGTCACGCCAGCGGTCAGCAGAGTGCGCGCCACGGCTTCGCCCAGACCGCCATTGACCGTGTGGTTCTCGGCACTGACCACCAGGCGCCCTCCACGCGCGGCCTCGGCCACGATGGTGTCGACATCGAGCGGCTTGATCGTCGGCACGTGCAGCACGCCCACATCGACATTGTCGGCGGCCAGCTTCTCGGCCGCATCCAGCGCGCGCATGGTCATGATGCCCGTGGATACAACCAGCACGTCGCGACCCTCGCGGATCATCTGCGCCTTTCCCAGTTCGAACTTGTAGTCCGGCTTGTGCCGGGTCAGCACCGACGGCACCTTGCCGCGCAAGAGGCGCGCATAGACCGGCCCGTCATGCGCTACCATCGCGGGCACCATCCCGGCCACGTCGTCGGCATCGCAGGGGTCGATCAGCACCATGTTGGGCAGGCCCCGGAAAATCGCCAGGTCCTCGGTCGCCTGATGGCTCGGGCCATAGCCCGTGGTCAGTCCCGGAAGCGC is part of the Roseovarius sp. THAF9 genome and encodes:
- a CDS encoding TRAP transporter small permease, translated to MSTGGSKKPSHEVGKGRARPFPRAVLGVVSAFEWSGKIIAVATLAVMFFALFTNVVLRYAFGSGIPWAYEIHAVLLPWLVAGGIVIAAAQGRNIAIALLPNMLNQRSRLALLLLVNVLVVVISVSVLWSSQPILKASQFQRLSTLGIKQIWGYSSLVYAFGAMSVIGVLHAAQLLIEGAPRQDDPANKSLS
- a CDS encoding TRAP transporter substrate-binding protein, producing the protein MKTKLLAILAATTAIATTAQAEEVIFAHGANPGNPRYVAAEKWAEVFAECTGGNHSVNVAPSAMMGNDVEMLTSATAGVIQISANSQGAMSQIVPEIGLLGLPFLFEDLPAAWKVLDGEVGEMLDARAQDSGLKILGFWDNGIRNITHVSKNVSEPSDLAGMKIRTPPDQMTVDIFEALGAAPAPLAWSELPTALQSGVFDGQENPLTNIYSAKLHEITPYVTMTGHKYESTPVVAGLAWWSGLDEETQTCAIEATAEAGELQREMSQEGDQTLKPKMEEEGATFADANRDAYIEATASVYDKYAADFPELVAALKEAAGQ
- a CDS encoding SDR family NAD(P)-dependent oxidoreductase, whose protein sequence is MGLLDGKIAIITGAASPRGLGKATAQLFAEHGATVVVMDLDEAQAKAAASDVPGKGHIGVAGNVVDPEACKAVAQATLEAFGRIDILVNNAGITQPLKLMEIGPDNYDAVTDVNLRGTLYMSQAVIPTMRAQKAGSIVNMSSVSAQRGGGIFGGPHYSAAKAGVLGLTKAMARELAPDNVRANAICPGFIATDITAGKLTPEMRQMVLDGIPMGRAGEASDVAGCALFLASELSAYCTGTEVDVNGGSLIH
- a CDS encoding transketolase family protein — encoded protein: MTLASMARKYEPRKVPDTKVATTAMIASLAAEGYDTTPAPFGHALVDLAKRDERIVGLSADLSKYTDLHIFANAMPERFYQMGMAEQVLFSAAAGLAREGFIPFATTYAVFASRRAYDFIAMAIAEENLPVKIACALPGLTTGYGPSHQATEDLAIFRGLPNMVLIDPCDADDVAGMVPAMVAHDGPVYARLLRGKVPSVLTRHKPDYKFELGKAQMIREGRDVLVVSTGIMTMRALDAAEKLAADNVDVGVLHVPTIKPLDVDTIVAEAARGGRLVVSAENHTVNGGLGEAVARTLLTAGVTPSFRMIGLPDEFLEAGALPTLHDMYGLSVEAVANQIKGWL